A genome region from Methylohalobius crimeensis 10Ki includes the following:
- a CDS encoding nucleotidyltransferase family protein gives MRLTQRQIQIIVQSVRRHLGATARMWLFGSRLDDQKRGGDVDIYVEAPPHPLMQELRLKLELEASLDMPVDLTVREPGAQAPIARIAKTGGVVL, from the coding sequence ATGCGTTTGACCCAAAGGCAGATTCAAATCATCGTTCAGAGCGTGCGCCGCCATTTGGGCGCGACCGCGCGCATGTGGCTGTTCGGTTCGCGGCTGGACGACCAAAAGCGGGGAGGGGACGTGGACATTTATGTGGAAGCCCCTCCCCATCCGCTTATGCAAGAACTGCGCTTAAAGCTGGAACTCGAGGCAAGCTTAGACATGCCCGTCGACCTGACCGTCCGCGAGCCGGGCGCTCAGGCTCCCATCGCGCGGATTGCGAAGACGGGGGGAGTGGTATTGTGA